The Idiomarina loihiensis L2TR genomic sequence AGTTACGCTATCGCTACAAATTGAGTCATGCAGAAAATAATTGGCAAACTTTAGAGAACAACAGGGCATCACTGCAACTATCTTCATTGCCCTCCGGATCTCATAAACTAGAAGTTCAGGTAGCTTATCGCGAAGACCGTTGGTCGCCATCGGCTGTGGCTCAGCTTGACGTGCCCGCTCCCTTTTGGAAAACGCCTTTAGCCTGGCTCGGCTACATACTTATCATTATCCTGTGCTTGTTCTCGTACTGGCTTTATCAACGCCAGCGTCAGGCGAAAATGCGCCACGACCTTAAACAATATCGGCGGCAGGCTCAAGGCGTCCTATCCAGCCGTTACCAATGCTGGGAGTGGGATCTCGAGTCAGGAGAGCTGATACGACAGAATATCTGGGACAACTGCCCTGCTTTCTCTATTGACGGTATACGGCTAGGCCTATCTGGTGGCAAGTCTAACGTGCATCCGGAAGATCTAAAACGACTACAAAAAAGCCTTGAAGACCATTTAAGTGGGGAGTCTGAGTTGTTCGAATGCAGCTACCGGTTGGACAATCAAGGCAATTGGCTATGGGTATTAGATAGAGGGAAAATCCAAGTTAACAATGAACGGCGAACCATGTTCGGTACGCTAAGTGATATAAGCAGACTGGTAAGCTCTGAAGAACGAATTACAATGCTGGCCTCTTCGATTACGAATATATCTGATGGAATTTGCATCTTCGATCGTTTTTTCCGAAAACGCGAAGTCAATAATGCGTTTGAACGAATTAGCGGCTTCAGTCGTGACCAGGTGCTAGGTCAGTTATTAACGCTTGAGTGTTATCCCGAAAGCTTTGTTAACCAGATAAAGAGGTCGGTAATTAAAGAAGGAACCTGGCGTGGTGAAATCACCGATGTTAAAGCCAACGGTGAAGAGTTCCTGATGGAATTAACTCTTGATGCTGTTAGGGATGATAACGGCGAGGTGTCACTCATTGTTGCCAGTTTTTCGGATATCACCGAAAGGCGCCATACAGAAAACGAACTTCGGCGCCTGTCAAACACAGATACATTAACCGGACTGCCGAACCGCTCTTACTTTCAGGTCAGTCATTCAAATCTGGTCAGGAAAAAGGTTTCACATACTTTATTACTCTTTGATTTAGATGACTTTAAGAAAATTAACGACTCCTTAGGTCATGAGATTGGTGACGAACTTTTATGTCAGGTTGCCGAGCGACTCATGGATATTGGTCGTCGACAGGATACTCTTTACCGTCTGGGTGGAGATGAGTTTGGTTTGCTCATTGAAGACAGCGTGGACATTAACCTAATTGGCGATTTAGCCAATCAAATTAACCTTAAGGTGGCAGAGCCCTACTTTATTGAGCAGCATGAAATTGTCATTGGCAGTTCCATTGGCATTGTACTTTACCCTCACGACGGCCAGACTTCGCAAGAGCTTTTACAAAAAGCCGATATGGCCATGTATCATGCGAAGCAGCGTGGCGGAAACTGTTATCAGTTTTTCAGTCAGTCGATGAACGAAAACGCAGTCAAACGACTCAAGCTGGAAAATGAATTAAGAGCGGCATTAAAGTCTCATAATATTCGGGTTTACTACCAACCGAAAATAGAAATACACTCCGGGCATATTGCCGGACTAGAAGCACTGGCTCGCATTGAGAGTGAAGACGGCTCAATGATTAACCCGGCAGACTTCATTCCTCTGGCCGAAGAAACCGGGCTTATCATTCCCCTGGGCGAAGAAGTTTTACGGCTGGCATGCCGTGATATGAAGCGTTTTATGGCCTGTCAGGGCTCCCCGAAGAGCATCGCTGTTAATTTGTCTGCCCGACAGTTTATGCAATCAAGTCTGGCCTTACAAATTGAGCAAATTTTACGTGAAGAGGGGTTGCATCCTCGCCATGTTGAGTTTGAGATAACCGAAGGCATGGTCATGAGCGACCCTGAACGCGCCATTACTATGATGGAAAACCTATCTGATATGGGTGTAAAACTGGCTCTGGATGATTTTGGTACAGGTTACTCTTCGCTGTCGTACCTTAAGCGTTTTCCTATGAACAGCCTGAAAATTGATAAAGCCTTTGTTGATGACATTACCATCAACGACAAAGACCGTAATATGGTCGCGTCAATTATTGCAATGGCACATAACCTTGGCCTGAAGGTTGTTGCGGAAGGGGTTGAAACTAAAGCTCAGTTACAGACGTTAAAAAGCCTCAAATGCGAATACATTCAAGGCTTCTATTTTGCAAAACCAATGCCGGCTGATGCGTTAATTGAGTTTATTGAGCAGCACAACGAAGTAGCTGCTCAGGTTTAACGTTACTAATAAAGGCTATTGATAGAAATTCCAGCCATTTTCCAGCATTTGCTTCAACAAAGGTGCAGGCGTGTATCGTTCGCCACGTTCTGCTGCCAGCTTCTCTAGCTTATTCACTATCGTTTCAAGCCCCTGGCTGTCCATATAACGGAATGGCCCGCCAAGGAAAGGTGGGAAACCGATACCGAAAATTGCACCAATATCACCGTCGCGAGGACTGCGAATAATCTCTTCCTGCAAACAGTAAGCAGCTTCATTCAGCATGGGCAATAAACAAATATCAATAATTTCGTCCGCAGACTTGCTCTCGTTCGGATCAATATCCAGCAAAGAATACACTGAAGTGTCTACCGGCTTACCCTTTACACTCTTGCCGTATTGATAAAAGCCTTTTTGGTTTTTCTTACCTTTACGGTCGTCGTCAATCAGCTTCTCAAAAGCTTCAGGCGCTTCAAAACGATCACCCAGCTCTTTCACCAATACCGGAGCCACTTTTGCCGCAACATCGATACCAACCTCATCCAGTAAAGTAATTGGCCCTACCGGGAAACCAAATTTCACTAAGGTTTTATCGATATGCTCAATAGGCTCTCCGGCTAACAGCAAGCGCGCAGCTTCGTTCATGTAGGGCGCAAGAATTCGGTTTACATAGAATCCGGCACCATCTTTCACCACTATCGGAGTTTTACCCTGCTTCTTGGCCAGAGAAACCGTTGTGGCTATTGTCTTATCGGAAGTACCCGGATGGGTAATAATTTCCGCCAACGGCATTTTATCGACCGGAGAAAAATAGTGGAGCCCAATAACCTGTTCCGGGCGCTTGGCTTTAGCCGCTATTTGAGTAATAGGCAGTGAGCTCGTATTAGTTGCAAAAATGGTCGACTCGTCTGCGTGCTCCTCCACATCAGCAACCATTTTTTGCTTCAGGTTAAGGTCTTCAAATACCGCTTCAATAACCACGTCGGTACGCTCAAATCCACTGTAATCAAGCGAACCGCTCAGCATTAGCATGGTCTTTTCAAGCTCGGCCCGGCGCATATGCCGACGTTTCACTTTTTTATCTAGACGCTCGTAACTGTAATGTAATGCATGTCGAATTCCGTCTTCAGCGATGTCCTTGATACGTGCAGGAATACCTGCTTTAGCCGCCGTAACATAGGCAATACCGCCGCCCATCAATCCACCACCTAAAACGCCAACCCGTTTGACCGAATCAGGTTTAACGCCATCGGCGCCGGTTTCTTTTTTCATTTCTGTGGTGGCAAAGAAAATCTGGCGCAGCTGATAAGACTCTGGCGTCATTGCCAACTCACCAAAGCTACGGGCTTCCTTATCCAGGCCAGCTTCGCGGCCACGTTCAACACCTTCACGCACCGTCTGAATGATTTTATCAATTGCCGGGTAATTGCCCTGAGCTTTCTTCTGCGCCTGCTCACTGGCCTTTTTAAAGATAATGTCACGGCCAAACTTGGTCGCCTCCAGCACTTTACTAATGCCCTTAAGTGGCGGCTTAGTTGATTTTGGCTTACGTTTTAACGCGTGCTCAACGGCAACATCCAACAATATGCTTTGGGGAACAACCTCGGTGACAAGTCCTGCTTTCAAAGCCTGTTTAGCACGCAGTTCTTTACCGGTCAGGATCATCGTCAGTCCTTGCTGAACACCAACCAGTTCAGGCAGACGTTGCGTACCACCACTGCCCGGTAACAAGCCTAATTTCACTTCAGGTAAGCCCAGAGCTGTCTTGCTGTTGTCGGTACAAACTCTTACATGACAAGCCATGGCCAGTTCCAGTCCACCACCCAGGCAAGCTCCGTTAATAGCCGCAACCACAGGCACATTTAACTGCTCGATGCGATCAAACATAGCCTGCCCTTTTCGCGCCAGACTTTCTGCGTCCACGGCATTTTCACAACCGTCTATCATGTTGATATCAGCACCGGCAATAAAGGAGCCTGGCTTACCACTAATAAAAACCACACCTTTGACTGAATCATCGCTTTCTAAGCGATTCATCAAACTGCCAACTTCTTCGGCAAATGAGTCTTTTAAGGTATTCATCGACTCACCAGGGACATCAATCGTAATTACAGCGACGCCGTCGTCCCTAACTTCCATAGTGAATGCTTTATCCTGACTCATTATTCTGTCTCCACAATCATTGCTGCACCCAGGCCACCGGCAGCACAAGCGGTTGTTAAACCGACACCACCACCGCGACGGCGCAATTCATTCAAAGTCTGTGTGATCATTCTGGTACCGGTTGCGGCAAATGGATGACCATAAGCAATGGAGCCGCCCAGCACGTTAAATTTATCCATATCGATTTCGCCAATGGCTTTATCACGACCCAGCTTCTCTTGCGCAAACTTATCACTGGCAAACATCTTCATATTCGCCAATGTTTGCGCTGCAAAAGCCTCGTGCATATCAATAAGGTCTAAATCGTTTAAGCTCATACCAGCACGGTCTAAAGCAACTGGAGTCGAATAGGAAGGTCCCATCAGCATGTCTTCTTCCACCTGTAGGGCAGCAAAGGCATAACTGCGTAAGTAACCTAATACCGGCAACCCGAGTTCTTTCGCGCGGCTTTCGGTCATCATCATGACAGCAGAAGCTCCGTCAGTTAAAGGCGTGCTGTTCGCCGCAGTCACTGAACCATGCTTGCGATCAAATACCGGTTTTAATTTCGCCAGTTTTTCTATCTGACTGTCACCACGAATATTATTATCGCGGCTCAAATGCTTTTTATAAGGCTCAGGGTAAGCCGTCATTACTTCATCACTTAACCAACCAGCTTCCCATGCAGCATGAGCCTTTTGGTGCGATCTTACCGTTAGCTCGTCCTGGTCTTCACGGCTAATGTTATGCGTTTTCGCCATTTGTTCCGCCGTTTGTCCCATGCTTAGTCCGGTACTGTATTCAGCAACAGCCGGTGGTACAGGCAATAAGTCTTTAAAACCTAAACGCTTCAATATTGAAAACCGTTGCCCTAAGGTTTTTGCTTTATTTAAATCGACTAGAGCACGCGCCATACGTTTACTGACACCAATAGGTAATACCGAAGATGAATCCGCACCACCAGCTATGCCTCCACGAATATGGCCAGCCACCATAGCTTCGGCAATATTAACCGCCGACTGAAAGCTTGTAGCACACGCGCGGGACACACTGTAAGCATCAGTACCAACAGGCAAACTGGTTCCCAATACTATTTCACGGGCAATGTTAGGCGCTTCCGGCATTTGCACAACCTGACCAAACACCAGTTGCTCAACCCAGTCACCGTCAATACCGGTTTTATTCACTAATTCCTGAACAACCATTTTACCTAAGTCGACTGCGGGTATGCCGTGAAAGTCCGTTGCTTGTTTCGCAAATGGTGTTCTTATACCCGCCACAAAGGCAATTCTTTCGCCATTTACGGTTAGCAAGCGTTGTGC encodes the following:
- a CDS encoding EAL domain-containing protein, producing the protein MNFTLPIRTLCSALFLCILLSGSFSFHVYAQQSPTDNSVHQWTFNDGLPSNHVNAIAQGPEGFLWIATVSGLTRFDGNEFKNGLALSEAKKHLLPDDIEHLFFDTSGALWLGTHSGLAKLQFSSEHELHTFDLAGHQSGEQIRIKHISEDEKGRLLIATSRLIYRHTPGTKVFEPLNLSYNGSPIQQVNYIYHGKKWNWLSTDNQGLFVWDGFSSEVFAVSKQNPITEKIPGSQLYAAVHFQNQLWLATEQGLILLDKDLRLTPLPDYLNNIERVNNLALTQNNSAILLSTANGLYELRNGKLTLLHNAPAAAAKEITRGDVFFLTNNQGVFQINTPFAPATLASNFNKKQSSASINIPQLMQQVSAAIQDDNGNWWLATELGLVFYDTVNEEISELNHYPDAQFEINKMRLFANQLYLVDNSGALYQYDIINRDWNSLVTSALSATPDNLNLTTFNHSLWLHTKTEAIEINAFGQVSQKKVISVDNEPLDKPPHIDLERVNNATFIADFTVPFSAAPAELRYRYKLSHAENNWQTLENNRASLQLSSLPSGSHKLEVQVAYREDRWSPSAVAQLDVPAPFWKTPLAWLGYILIIILCLFSYWLYQRQRQAKMRHDLKQYRRQAQGVLSSRYQCWEWDLESGELIRQNIWDNCPAFSIDGIRLGLSGGKSNVHPEDLKRLQKSLEDHLSGESELFECSYRLDNQGNWLWVLDRGKIQVNNERRTMFGTLSDISRLVSSEERITMLASSITNISDGICIFDRFFRKREVNNAFERISGFSRDQVLGQLLTLECYPESFVNQIKRSVIKEGTWRGEITDVKANGEEFLMELTLDAVRDDNGEVSLIVASFSDITERRHTENELRRLSNTDTLTGLPNRSYFQVSHSNLVRKKVSHTLLLFDLDDFKKINDSLGHEIGDELLCQVAERLMDIGRRQDTLYRLGGDEFGLLIEDSVDINLIGDLANQINLKVAEPYFIEQHEIVIGSSIGIVLYPHDGQTSQELLQKADMAMYHAKQRGGNCYQFFSQSMNENAVKRLKLENELRAALKSHNIRVYYQPKIEIHSGHIAGLEALARIESEDGSMINPADFIPLAEETGLIIPLGEEVLRLACRDMKRFMACQGSPKSIAVNLSARQFMQSSLALQIEQILREEGLHPRHVEFEITEGMVMSDPERAITMMENLSDMGVKLALDDFGTGYSSLSYLKRFPMNSLKIDKAFVDDITINDKDRNMVASIIAMAHNLGLKVVAEGVETKAQLQTLKSLKCEYIQGFYFAKPMPADALIEFIEQHNEVAAQV
- the fadJ gene encoding fatty acid oxidation complex subunit alpha FadJ; the protein is MSQDKAFTMEVRDDGVAVITIDVPGESMNTLKDSFAEEVGSLMNRLESDDSVKGVVFISGKPGSFIAGADINMIDGCENAVDAESLARKGQAMFDRIEQLNVPVVAAINGACLGGGLELAMACHVRVCTDNSKTALGLPEVKLGLLPGSGGTQRLPELVGVQQGLTMILTGKELRAKQALKAGLVTEVVPQSILLDVAVEHALKRKPKSTKPPLKGISKVLEATKFGRDIIFKKASEQAQKKAQGNYPAIDKIIQTVREGVERGREAGLDKEARSFGELAMTPESYQLRQIFFATTEMKKETGADGVKPDSVKRVGVLGGGLMGGGIAYVTAAKAGIPARIKDIAEDGIRHALHYSYERLDKKVKRRHMRRAELEKTMLMLSGSLDYSGFERTDVVIEAVFEDLNLKQKMVADVEEHADESTIFATNTSSLPITQIAAKAKRPEQVIGLHYFSPVDKMPLAEIITHPGTSDKTIATTVSLAKKQGKTPIVVKDGAGFYVNRILAPYMNEAARLLLAGEPIEHIDKTLVKFGFPVGPITLLDEVGIDVAAKVAPVLVKELGDRFEAPEAFEKLIDDDRKGKKNQKGFYQYGKSVKGKPVDTSVYSLLDIDPNESKSADEIIDICLLPMLNEAAYCLQEEIIRSPRDGDIGAIFGIGFPPFLGGPFRYMDSQGLETIVNKLEKLAAERGERYTPAPLLKQMLENGWNFYQ
- the fadI gene encoding acetyl-CoA C-acyltransferase FadI, with product MTAAQRLLTVNGERIAFVAGIRTPFAKQATDFHGIPAVDLGKMVVQELVNKTGIDGDWVEQLVFGQVVQMPEAPNIAREIVLGTSLPVGTDAYSVSRACATSFQSAVNIAEAMVAGHIRGGIAGGADSSSVLPIGVSKRMARALVDLNKAKTLGQRFSILKRLGFKDLLPVPPAVAEYSTGLSMGQTAEQMAKTHNISREDQDELTVRSHQKAHAAWEAGWLSDEVMTAYPEPYKKHLSRDNNIRGDSQIEKLAKLKPVFDRKHGSVTAANSTPLTDGASAVMMMTESRAKELGLPVLGYLRSYAFAALQVEEDMLMGPSYSTPVALDRAGMSLNDLDLIDMHEAFAAQTLANMKMFASDKFAQEKLGRDKAIGEIDMDKFNVLGGSIAYGHPFAATGTRMITQTLNELRRRGGGVGLTTACAAGGLGAAMIVETE